The following coding sequences are from one Sesamum indicum cultivar Zhongzhi No. 13 linkage group LG11, S_indicum_v1.0, whole genome shotgun sequence window:
- the LOC105174158 gene encoding histone H2B-like, translating into MAPKAEKKPAEKKPAAEKAPAAEKAPAEKKPKAGKKLPKEGAAAGDKKKKRMKKSTETYKIYIFKVLKQVHPDIGISSKAMGIMNSFINDIFEKLAQEASRLARYNKKPTITSREIQTAVRLVLPGELAKHAVSEGTKAVTKFTSS; encoded by the coding sequence aTGGCTCCGAAGGCAGAGAAGAAGCCCGCCGAGAAGAAACCCGCGGCCGAGAAGGCTCCGGCAGCGGAGAAGGCCCCGGCGGAAAAGAAGCCGAAGGCCGGGAAGAAGCTGCCGAAGGAAGGAGCCGCTGCTGgggacaagaagaagaagaggatgaagaaGAGCACTGAGACCTACAAGATCTACATCTTCAAGGTGCTGAAGCAGGTTCACCCTGACATCGGTATCTCTAGCAAGGCTATGGGTATCATGAACAGCTTCATCAACGACATATTCGAGAAATTGGCGCAGGAGGCGTCGCGATTGGCGCGCTACAACAAGAAGCCGACCATCACTTCCCGGGAGATTCAGACTGCCGTCAGATTGGTGCTTCCTGGGGAGTTGGCCAAGCACGCTGTTTCCGAGGGTACCAAGGCCGTTACGAAATTCACTAGCTCTTGA